From Mytilus edulis chromosome 8, xbMytEdul2.2, whole genome shotgun sequence, one genomic window encodes:
- the LOC139485216 gene encoding sodium- and chloride-dependent GABA transporter 2-like isoform X1, with product MGKEQEAAKAVDEKEYGSNLKARETWTRKFDFLLACTGFSVGLGNVWRFPYLCYKNGGGAFLIPYLICVVVGGIPLFYLEVAVGQFMGIAGLNAWKICPLLQGIGISTTIIVFFLNCYYNVILAWAFYYFFSSFTTGDLPWAKCGHEWNKYCVDFVNVRNIDCNNTEKFGNLTYCSNQTLKLDPTTEFWENKALGISEGIHDMGVVKWDICLCLLFAWIVVYLCICKGIKSSGKVMYVTATSPYIFMTILLIRNSLLDGAGEGVRFYVTPVWEKMANMEVWVDAGTQIFFSYSISIGALTALGSYNKFKDNSYRDAILFACTNSGTSIFAGFIIFTILGNMAYEQGVSVDKVAESGPGLAFIAYPKAVTKLPGAPIWSCIFFLMVILLGLDSQFVGVEGVVTAVVDQWPGYLRKGYRREVFIGCICILNFFVGIPMVMNGGMYVFQLFDYYSGSRIILFVGAFECIAIAWIYGIRRFYDNIQMMLGFKINPYMMICWTVMAPAFCMAIFIMSTINYSELTYGRPSGDYIYPQWAIAIGWSMAAFAAVFIPGMVPFQIWRYGLKPSEYYLLLKPQGLKEHQLRPQDRGEINLDNFRDSSLRYRANDVPIHNLEAQPNLYEKRDAGRENPSFTGERL from the exons GTGCTTTCCTTATTCCATACCTAATATGTGTAGTCGTCGGTGGTATACCTTTATTCTACCTAGAGGTCGCTGTTGGGCAGTTTATGGGTATCGCTGGACTTAATGCATGGAAAATATGCCCGTTACTTCAAG GTATTGGTATATCTACGACAATCATTGTATTCTTCCTCAACTGCTACTATAATGTCATACTGGCATGGGCGTTTTATTATTTCTTCAGTTCCTTCACAACAGGGGATCTTCCATGGGCCAAATGTGGCCATGAATGGAACAAATACTGTGTTGACTTCGTCAATGTAAGAAATATCGACTGTAATAATACAGAAAAGTTCGGAAACCTCACGTATTGCTCCAATCAAACTTTGAAACTGGATCCAACAACAGAATTTTGGGA AAACAAAGCTTTAGGCATATCAGAAGGAATACATGACATGGGAGTTGTGAAATGGGACATTTGTCTTTGTTTATTATTTGCTTGgattgttgtttatctttgtatCTGTAAAGGAATCAAATCCTCAGGAAAG GTAATGTACGTGACTGCCACTTCACCGTATATCTTTATGACAATCTTGCTGATCAGAAACTCCTTATTGGATGGGGCTGGAGAAGGTGTACGATTTTACGTGACGCCAGTTTGGGAGAAAATGGCAAATATGGAG GTATGGGTTGATGCTGGAACACAAATATTTTTCTCATATTCTATATCTATTGGAGCACTCACGGCCCTGGGAAGTTATAATAAGTTTAAAGATAACTCGTACAG AGATGCAATTCTATTTGCCTGTACGAACAGTGGAACCAGTATTTTTGCAGGTTTTATCATCTTTACAATTCTTGGCAACATGGCGTATGAACAAGGTGTTTCTGTGGACAAGGTAGCAGAATCTG gaCCTGGACTTGCATTCATAGCATACCCAAAAGCCGTGACAAAATTACCTGGAGCGCCAATTTGGTCATGTATCTTTTTTCTTATGGTAATATTGTTGGGACTTGATAGCCAG ttTGTTGGTGTGGAAGGTGTCGTCACTGCTGTTGTGGACCAATGGCCAGGCTATCTAAGGAAAGGATATAGAAGAGAGGTTTTCATTGGTTGTATTTGTATACTAAACTTTTTCGTTGGAATTCCCATGGTGATGAAT GGCGGAATGTATGTTTTCCAATTGTTTGATTATTATTCAGGAAGTCGAATCATTCTTTTTGTTGGCGCCTTTGAGTGCATTGCAATTGCATGGATATATG GAATTCGACGTTTCTATGATAACATTCAAATGATGTTAGGCTTTAAAATTAATCCATATATGATGATCTGTTGGACCGTTATGGCACCAGCTTTCTGTATG gctATTTTTATTATGAGTACAATTAATTACTCAGAATTGACTTATGGTAGACCATCAGGGGACTACATTTATCCACAGTGGGCTATTGCAATCGGATGGAGTATGGCTGCTTTTGCCGCTGTCTTCATTCCTGGTATGGTACCGTTCCAGATATGGAGATATGGTCTGAAACCAAGT GAATATTACCTCTTACTAAAGCCTCAGGGATTAAAGGAGCATCAACTTAGACCACAGGACCGCGGAGAAATTAATTTAGACAATTTCAGAGATAGTTCATTAAGATATCGAGCTAATGATGTACCAATACACAACCTTGAAGCACAACCAAATCTTTATGAAAAGAGGGATGCTGGTCGAGAAAATCCAAGTTTTACGGGAGAACGATTGTGA
- the LOC139485216 gene encoding sodium- and chloride-dependent creatine transporter 1-like isoform X2, protein MKARETWTRRFDFLLACTGFSVGLGNVWRFPYLCYKNGGGAFLIPYLICVVVGGIPLFYLEVAVGQFMGIAGLNAWKICPLLQGIGISTTIIVFFLNCYYNVILAWAFYYFFSSFTTGDLPWAKCGHEWNKYCVDFVNVRNIDCNNTEKFGNLTYCSNQTLKLDPTTEFWENKALGISEGIHDMGVVKWDICLCLLFAWIVVYLCICKGIKSSGKVMYVTATSPYIFMTILLIRNSLLDGAGEGVRFYVTPVWEKMANMEVWVDAGTQIFFSYSISIGALTALGSYNKFKDNSYRDAILFACTNSGTSIFAGFIIFTILGNMAYEQGVSVDKVAESGPGLAFIAYPKAVTKLPGAPIWSCIFFLMVILLGLDSQFVGVEGVVTAVVDQWPGYLRKGYRREVFIGCICILNFFVGIPMVMNGGMYVFQLFDYYSGSRIILFVGAFECIAIAWIYGIRRFYDNIQMMLGFKINPYMMICWTVMAPAFCMAIFIMSTINYSELTYGRPSGDYIYPQWAIAIGWSMAAFAAVFIPGMVPFQIWRYGLKPSEYYLLLKPQGLKEHQLRPQDRGEINLDNFRDSSLRYRANDVPIHNLEAQPNLYEKRDAGRENPSFTGERL, encoded by the exons GTGCTTTCCTTATTCCATACCTAATATGTGTAGTCGTCGGTGGTATACCTTTATTCTACCTAGAGGTCGCTGTTGGGCAGTTTATGGGTATCGCTGGACTTAATGCATGGAAAATATGCCCGTTACTTCAAG GTATTGGTATATCTACGACAATCATTGTATTCTTCCTCAACTGCTACTATAATGTCATACTGGCATGGGCGTTTTATTATTTCTTCAGTTCCTTCACAACAGGGGATCTTCCATGGGCCAAATGTGGCCATGAATGGAACAAATACTGTGTTGACTTCGTCAATGTAAGAAATATCGACTGTAATAATACAGAAAAGTTCGGAAACCTCACGTATTGCTCCAATCAAACTTTGAAACTGGATCCAACAACAGAATTTTGGGA AAACAAAGCTTTAGGCATATCAGAAGGAATACATGACATGGGAGTTGTGAAATGGGACATTTGTCTTTGTTTATTATTTGCTTGgattgttgtttatctttgtatCTGTAAAGGAATCAAATCCTCAGGAAAG GTAATGTACGTGACTGCCACTTCACCGTATATCTTTATGACAATCTTGCTGATCAGAAACTCCTTATTGGATGGGGCTGGAGAAGGTGTACGATTTTACGTGACGCCAGTTTGGGAGAAAATGGCAAATATGGAG GTATGGGTTGATGCTGGAACACAAATATTTTTCTCATATTCTATATCTATTGGAGCACTCACGGCCCTGGGAAGTTATAATAAGTTTAAAGATAACTCGTACAG AGATGCAATTCTATTTGCCTGTACGAACAGTGGAACCAGTATTTTTGCAGGTTTTATCATCTTTACAATTCTTGGCAACATGGCGTATGAACAAGGTGTTTCTGTGGACAAGGTAGCAGAATCTG gaCCTGGACTTGCATTCATAGCATACCCAAAAGCCGTGACAAAATTACCTGGAGCGCCAATTTGGTCATGTATCTTTTTTCTTATGGTAATATTGTTGGGACTTGATAGCCAG ttTGTTGGTGTGGAAGGTGTCGTCACTGCTGTTGTGGACCAATGGCCAGGCTATCTAAGGAAAGGATATAGAAGAGAGGTTTTCATTGGTTGTATTTGTATACTAAACTTTTTCGTTGGAATTCCCATGGTGATGAAT GGCGGAATGTATGTTTTCCAATTGTTTGATTATTATTCAGGAAGTCGAATCATTCTTTTTGTTGGCGCCTTTGAGTGCATTGCAATTGCATGGATATATG GAATTCGACGTTTCTATGATAACATTCAAATGATGTTAGGCTTTAAAATTAATCCATATATGATGATCTGTTGGACCGTTATGGCACCAGCTTTCTGTATG gctATTTTTATTATGAGTACAATTAATTACTCAGAATTGACTTATGGTAGACCATCAGGGGACTACATTTATCCACAGTGGGCTATTGCAATCGGATGGAGTATGGCTGCTTTTGCCGCTGTCTTCATTCCTGGTATGGTACCGTTCCAGATATGGAGATATGGTCTGAAACCAAGT GAATATTACCTCTTACTAAAGCCTCAGGGATTAAAGGAGCATCAACTTAGACCACAGGACCGCGGAGAAATTAATTTAGACAATTTCAGAGATAGTTCATTAAGATATCGAGCTAATGATGTACCAATACACAACCTTGAAGCACAACCAAATCTTTATGAAAAGAGGGATGCTGGTCGAGAAAATCCAAGTTTTACGGGAGAACGATTGTGA